A genomic region of Pseudomonas sp. MPC6 contains the following coding sequences:
- a CDS encoding DJ-1/PfpI family protein, producing MAAKKILMLVGDYVEDYEVMVPFQALLMVGHTVHAVCPDKTAGQTVRTAIHDFEGDQTYSEKPGHLFALNFDFAKVAETDYDALLVPGGRAPEYLRLNDKVLDLVRAFDKAGKPIAAVCHGAQLLAAAGILEGRECSAYPACAPEVRLAGGTFIDIPVTQGHVQGNLATAPAWPAHPSWLAGFLGLLGTKITL from the coding sequence ATGGCTGCCAAGAAAATTCTGATGCTGGTCGGCGATTACGTCGAGGACTATGAAGTGATGGTGCCCTTCCAGGCACTGCTGATGGTCGGTCATACGGTGCACGCCGTTTGCCCCGACAAAACCGCCGGCCAGACCGTGCGCACGGCGATCCATGACTTCGAAGGCGACCAGACCTACAGTGAAAAACCCGGCCACCTGTTTGCCCTGAACTTCGATTTTGCCAAGGTGGCCGAAACGGATTACGACGCACTGCTGGTGCCGGGCGGTCGTGCGCCGGAGTACCTGCGCCTGAACGACAAAGTCCTGGACCTGGTGCGAGCATTCGACAAGGCCGGCAAACCGATCGCTGCCGTGTGTCACGGCGCGCAGTTGCTGGCGGCGGCGGGCATTCTGGAAGGTCGCGAGTGCAGCGCCTACCCGGCGTGTGCCCCGGAAGTGCGGCTGGCGGGCGGTACGTTCATCGATATCCCGGTGACGCAAGGTCACGTTCAAGGCAATCTGGCCACTGCCCCGGCCTGGCCCGCCCATCCGAGCTGGCTGGCCGGTTTCCTCGGCTTGCTGGGCACCAAAATTACGCTGTAA
- a CDS encoding LysE family translocator, whose product MTPSLLLAVLASGFIYGITPGPGVLAVFGIGAAHGRRAGAGFLCGHLLGDVVWCSTALIAIVGAREIGSTAFDVLGVLSGLYLFWLGVRAVRARRSSVEAPQGPARQPFWHGILFGLTNPKAYPVAVATFTALLSSRAELLNWSMLPWLIVLSFVGGLMAYAILIGIVGARRVRSLYQRHELAITRLCGVMFIGFAINALVHALPGLMPNKA is encoded by the coding sequence ATGACCCCATCGCTACTTTTGGCCGTTCTCGCCTCGGGCTTTATCTACGGCATCACGCCGGGGCCGGGGGTGCTGGCGGTGTTCGGCATCGGCGCGGCGCATGGCCGGCGGGCCGGGGCGGGGTTTCTCTGCGGGCACTTGCTGGGGGATGTGGTCTGGTGCAGCACCGCATTGATCGCGATTGTCGGTGCGCGGGAAATCGGCAGTACAGCCTTCGATGTGTTGGGCGTGCTCAGCGGGCTCTATCTGTTCTGGCTCGGTGTGCGGGCGGTGCGTGCTCGTCGCAGCAGTGTCGAGGCGCCTCAAGGCCCGGCGCGGCAGCCGTTCTGGCACGGCATTCTGTTTGGCCTGACCAATCCGAAGGCTTATCCGGTGGCGGTCGCGACGTTTACCGCGCTGCTCTCGAGCCGCGCAGAACTGCTGAATTGGTCAATGTTGCCGTGGTTGATTGTTCTGAGCTTCGTCGGCGGCCTCATGGCCTACGCTATCCTCATTGGCATCGTCGGTGCGCGGCGGGTGCGCAGCCTGTATCAGCGGCATGAACTGGCGATCACCCGGTTGTGCGGGGTGATGTTCATCGGTTTCGCCATCAACGCCCTGGTGCATGCATTGCCGGGGCTGATGCCGAACAAGGCGTGA
- the yiaY gene encoding L-threonine dehydrogenase: MSSTFFIPAVNIMGIDCLDEAMVAIGKYGFRKALIVTDTGLAKAGVAKMIAQKLAVLDIDSVIFDGAKPNPSIANVELGLGLLKESRCDFVVSLGGGSPHDCAKGIALCATNGGQIRDYEGVDQSTRPQLPLIAINTTAGTASEMTRFCIITDESRHVKMAIVDRNVTPLMSVNDPALMVAMPKGLTAATGMDALTHAIEAYVSTAANPITDACALKAITLISNNLRLAVSDGSDLAARENMAYAQFLAGMAFNNASLGYVHAMAHQLGGFYDLPHGVCNAVLLPHVQSFNALQCADRLADVAVAMGVDTHGFSPEKAAQAAIAAIRSLSRDVDIPAGLRELGAKLNDIPMLASNALKDACGLTNPRVADQRQIEEMFRSAF, encoded by the coding sequence ATGAGCAGCACGTTTTTCATCCCCGCCGTGAACATCATGGGCATCGACTGCCTCGACGAAGCCATGGTCGCCATTGGCAAATACGGCTTTCGCAAGGCGTTGATCGTCACCGACACCGGGCTGGCCAAGGCCGGCGTGGCGAAGATGATTGCCCAGAAGCTGGCGGTGCTGGACATCGACTCGGTGATCTTTGACGGCGCCAAGCCTAACCCGAGCATCGCCAACGTCGAGCTTGGCCTGGGACTGCTCAAGGAAAGCCGCTGTGATTTCGTGGTGTCCCTCGGTGGCGGTTCGCCCCATGACTGCGCCAAAGGCATCGCCTTGTGCGCGACCAACGGCGGACAGATCCGCGACTATGAAGGCGTGGATCAGTCCACCCGACCGCAACTGCCGTTGATCGCCATCAACACCACCGCCGGCACGGCCAGCGAAATGACCCGCTTCTGCATCATCACCGACGAATCCCGCCATGTGAAAATGGCCATCGTCGACCGCAACGTCACGCCGCTGATGTCGGTCAACGACCCGGCGCTGATGGTCGCCATGCCCAAAGGCCTGACCGCGGCCACCGGCATGGATGCATTGACCCATGCGATCGAAGCCTACGTCTCCACCGCCGCCAACCCGATCACCGATGCCTGCGCACTCAAGGCCATCACCTTGATCAGCAACAACCTGCGCCTGGCCGTCAGCGACGGCAGCGACCTGGCGGCACGGGAAAACATGGCGTATGCACAGTTCCTCGCCGGCATGGCGTTCAACAACGCGTCGCTGGGCTACGTCCACGCCATGGCTCATCAGCTGGGCGGGTTCTACGACTTGCCCCATGGCGTATGCAACGCCGTGCTGTTGCCCCATGTGCAAAGCTTCAACGCGCTGCAGTGCGCCGATCGCCTGGCCGATGTTGCCGTGGCAATGGGCGTCGACACTCATGGGTTCAGCCCGGAAAAAGCTGCTCAAGCTGCCATCGCGGCCATCCGCAGCCTGTCCAGGGACGTGGACATCCCCGCCGGTTTGCGTGAGCTCGGTGCCAAACTCAACGACATCCCGATGCTTGCCAGCAATGCCTTGAAAGATGCCTGTGGCCTGACCAATCCGCGGGTGGCGGATCAGCGGCAGATCGAGGAAATGTTCCGCAGCGCGTTCTAA
- a CDS encoding KGG domain-containing protein translates to MPNSRNSNSGNFANDRTKASEAGRKGGKTTTTTVEKDPAKPDMGRKGGQKSK, encoded by the coding sequence ATGCCTAACTCAAGAAACTCGAACTCGGGAAACTTCGCCAACGATCGAACGAAGGCGTCTGAAGCGGGTCGCAAAGGTGGGAAAACTACCACTACGACTGTCGAAAAAGACCCTGCGAAACCCGATATGGGCCGCAAAGGCGGTCAGAAATCGAAATAG
- a CDS encoding DMT family transporter produces MSSRENTGMALGLLGVVIFSLTLPFTRIVVQELHPLLNGLGRTMFAAVPAALLLLWRRERWPTWKQVKGLSLVIAGVILGFPVLSAWAMQTLPASHGALVNGLQPLCVALYAAWLSHERPSKAFWACAALGSALVLGYALISGAGSIQTGDLLMLGAIAAGGLGYAEGGRLAREMGGWQVICWALVLSTPLLIGPVLYLAQQHQGEISARTWWAFGYVSLFSQFIGFFAWYAGLAMGGIARVSQIQLLQIFFTIAFSALFFGEHVEPITWLFAAGVIVTVMLGRKTAVKPPVGASLLAKGP; encoded by the coding sequence ATGTCCTCGCGCGAAAACACCGGCATGGCCCTCGGCCTGCTCGGCGTTGTGATCTTCAGCCTCACCCTGCCCTTCACGCGGATCGTCGTGCAGGAACTCCATCCGTTGCTCAACGGCCTGGGCCGTACAATGTTCGCGGCGGTTCCGGCGGCGCTGTTGTTGCTGTGGCGCCGGGAACGATGGCCCACGTGGAAACAGGTCAAAGGCCTGAGCCTGGTGATTGCCGGGGTGATCCTCGGCTTCCCGGTACTCTCGGCCTGGGCCATGCAAACCTTGCCGGCGTCCCACGGTGCGCTGGTCAATGGCCTGCAACCGCTGTGCGTGGCGCTGTACGCCGCCTGGTTGTCCCATGAACGACCGTCGAAAGCCTTCTGGGCCTGCGCGGCACTGGGCAGCGCGCTGGTGCTCGGGTATGCGTTGATCAGCGGTGCCGGCAGCATTCAGACCGGTGATTTGCTGATGCTTGGGGCGATCGCCGCGGGTGGCCTGGGTTATGCCGAAGGCGGCCGGCTGGCCAGGGAAATGGGTGGCTGGCAGGTCATCTGCTGGGCGCTGGTGCTGTCGACACCGCTGCTGATCGGACCGGTGCTGTACCTGGCGCAGCAACATCAAGGCGAGATTTCGGCCAGGACCTGGTGGGCGTTCGGTTACGTCTCGCTGTTTTCGCAGTTCATCGGCTTCTTTGCCTGGTACGCCGGGCTGGCCATGGGCGGCATTGCCCGGGTCAGTCAGATCCAGCTGTTGCAGATCTTCTTCACCATCGCGTTTTCGGCATTGTTCTTCGGTGAACACGTCGAGCCGATCACCTGGCTATTTGCCGCCGGAGTGATCGTGACGGTGATGCTGGGGCGCAAGACCGCAGTCAAGCCCCCTGTGGGAGCGAGCCTGCTCGCGAAGGGTCCGTAA
- a CDS encoding diguanylate cyclase encodes MATRNSAPQASYLDLLLDAVCAVDKQGRFVFVSAACERIFGYTPDELIGQPMIDLVHPADRQRTLDAAREIMGGEPKLNFENRYLRKDGRVVHILWSARWSEVDQLRIAVARDITERKEAEARQAALYAISEAAHVTEDLLALFQRIHLLIGEWLPALNFSVALYDEHCGQLDFPYHVDDHELQPEQPGTITGRLCAEVIRSGQPILLTPELANVPEGYEALVANQQSSCWLGVPLSSQNGTIGALIVKSVPGGERYTEQDKELLQYVCAQVATAIERKQLHARLQRMAQYDQLTQLPNRELLRERLKASLVLARADGGRMALLYIDLDRFKEVNDTHGHAVGDMLLQAVANRLTHCVRETDTVARIGGDEFVVLLHSIHACDDAGNVAEKVRQVLSQPLRLDGHSVNIQPSIGVAHYPEHGTEEHQLFRHADEAMYSAKRQRHLPPDA; translated from the coding sequence ATGGCAACCAGAAATTCAGCGCCTCAGGCAAGCTACCTCGATCTCTTGCTGGACGCTGTCTGTGCGGTCGATAAACAAGGTCGCTTCGTCTTTGTCAGCGCAGCCTGCGAGCGCATTTTCGGCTACACCCCCGACGAGTTGATCGGCCAGCCGATGATCGATCTGGTGCATCCCGCCGATCGGCAGCGCACCCTCGACGCCGCCCGGGAAATCATGGGCGGCGAGCCCAAGCTCAACTTTGAGAATCGCTACCTGCGCAAGGATGGCCGGGTGGTGCACATCCTCTGGTCGGCCCGCTGGTCGGAAGTCGACCAACTGCGCATCGCCGTGGCCCGCGACATTACCGAGCGCAAGGAGGCCGAGGCCCGGCAAGCGGCGCTGTACGCAATTTCCGAAGCCGCTCACGTCACGGAAGATTTGCTCGCGCTGTTCCAGCGCATCCATTTGCTCATCGGCGAATGGCTGCCGGCGCTGAATTTCTCCGTCGCCTTGTATGACGAACATTGCGGGCAGCTGGATTTTCCGTATCACGTCGACGACCATGAACTGCAACCCGAACAGCCCGGAACGATCACCGGGCGTCTGTGCGCCGAGGTCATTCGCAGCGGCCAGCCGATCCTGCTGACCCCGGAACTGGCCAATGTGCCTGAAGGGTATGAGGCGCTGGTCGCGAACCAGCAATCGTCCTGTTGGCTGGGCGTGCCGTTGAGTTCTCAAAACGGCACCATCGGTGCGCTGATCGTCAAAAGCGTGCCCGGTGGCGAGCGCTACACGGAGCAGGACAAGGAGCTGTTGCAGTACGTTTGCGCCCAGGTCGCGACGGCGATCGAACGCAAGCAATTGCATGCCCGGCTGCAGCGCATGGCCCAGTACGATCAACTCACCCAGTTGCCCAATCGCGAGTTGCTCCGTGAGCGACTCAAAGCGTCATTGGTACTGGCCCGGGCAGACGGCGGCCGAATGGCCTTGCTGTACATCGATCTCGACCGCTTCAAGGAGGTCAACGACACCCACGGCCACGCGGTGGGCGACATGTTGCTGCAAGCGGTCGCCAATCGGCTCACGCACTGCGTGCGCGAAACGGACACGGTGGCGCGCATCGGCGGTGACGAGTTTGTCGTATTGCTGCACAGCATCCACGCCTGCGACGACGCCGGCAACGTGGCGGAAAAAGTCCGCCAGGTCCTCTCCCAGCCTTTGCGCCTGGACGGGCACAGCGTGAACATCCAGCCGAGCATCGGCGTTGCGCATTACCCCGAGCATGGCACCGAGGAACATCAGTTGTTCAGGCATGCCGACGAGGCGATGTACAGCGCCAAACGCCAGCGGCATCTGCCACCGGATGCCTGA
- a CDS encoding YegP family protein codes for MSGWYEVSKSSNGQFKFVLKAANAETILTSELYATRAAADKGIASVQANSPLDERYEKKTTRDGHPYFNLKAGNHEVIGSSESYASAAALEKGIASVKANGPTKVIKDKTLPVL; via the coding sequence ATGTCTGGATGGTACGAAGTCAGCAAAAGCAGCAATGGTCAGTTCAAATTTGTCCTGAAGGCCGCCAACGCCGAAACCATTCTGACCAGCGAGCTGTACGCCACCCGTGCGGCCGCCGACAAAGGCATCGCATCCGTTCAGGCCAACAGCCCGCTGGATGAACGCTACGAAAAGAAAACCACCCGGGATGGCCATCCTTACTTCAACCTCAAGGCCGGTAACCACGAGGTTATCGGCAGCAGCGAGTCATACGCGTCCGCTGCGGCGCTGGAAAAAGGCATCGCCAGCGTCAAGGCCAATGGTCCGACCAAGGTGATCAAGGACAAGACCCTGCCGGTGCTCTAA
- a CDS encoding DUF4917 family protein, with translation MTDFQDVDAQLEDWNALRATASFSGLLVGNGASRAVWDDFGYDSLFENARTVEEKPLGQSELSVFDALQTRSFEQVLSALKTTSRVNKALAVSSAAPRNRYYAIKEALINTVHAVHIPWRLVVPSTLATINQELGRYRTVFTTNYDLLNYWATQHQPDSITDLFQGAEPGFDLSATATDKTRLLYLHGGLHLVRNQDGTARKLMSTAGTLLGSFAINNSIKTLDNVPLFVNEGPAQDKLKTIRSSDYLSFCYDQLLGHGDGLCIFGHALGEQDSHIVHALRHAKPTVVAISINPRSKAFIQHQKRHYAKVFEGTGSELRFFDSKTHALGSPKLTVPVEV, from the coding sequence ATGACCGATTTCCAGGATGTCGATGCCCAGCTTGAAGACTGGAACGCCTTGCGCGCCACCGCCTCTTTCAGCGGCCTGCTGGTGGGCAATGGCGCCAGTCGCGCAGTGTGGGATGACTTCGGTTACGACTCGCTGTTTGAGAACGCCCGCACCGTCGAAGAAAAACCCTTGGGCCAGTCCGAGCTGAGCGTGTTCGACGCCCTGCAGACTCGCAGCTTCGAACAGGTGCTCAGCGCGCTGAAAACCACCAGCCGGGTCAACAAGGCCCTCGCCGTCAGCTCCGCCGCACCGCGCAACCGCTACTACGCGATCAAGGAAGCGCTGATCAACACGGTGCACGCGGTGCACATCCCGTGGCGGCTGGTGGTGCCTTCGACCCTGGCGACGATCAATCAGGAACTGGGCCGCTACCGGACGGTGTTCACCACCAACTACGATTTGCTCAACTACTGGGCGACCCAGCACCAGCCTGACTCGATCACGGATCTGTTCCAGGGTGCCGAGCCAGGCTTCGACCTGAGCGCCACGGCCACCGATAAAACCCGGCTGCTGTACCTGCACGGTGGCTTGCATCTGGTGCGCAACCAGGACGGCACGGCGCGCAAGCTGATGTCGACCGCGGGTACCTTGCTTGGCAGTTTCGCCATCAACAACTCGATCAAGACCCTCGACAATGTGCCGCTGTTCGTCAACGAAGGGCCGGCTCAGGACAAGCTCAAGACCATCCGCAGCTCGGATTATCTGTCGTTCTGCTATGACCAGTTACTGGGGCATGGCGATGGGTTGTGCATCTTCGGTCATGCCTTGGGCGAGCAGGACAGTCATATCGTCCATGCGTTGCGCCACGCGAAACCGACGGTGGTGGCAATCTCGATCAATCCACGCAGCAAGGCGTTCATCCAGCATCAGAAGCGCCATTACGCGAAGGTGTTTGAGGGGACGGGGAGTGAGTTGCGGTTTTTTGACTCGAAGACCCATGCGCTGGGTAGCCCGAAGCTGACCGTGCCGGTCGAGGTTTAG
- a CDS encoding ribbon-helix-helix domain-containing protein, whose amino-acid sequence MCELYVKADPILYESRSRSLRICGVVTTLRLENQFWDILGEIAEVDGMTTNQLIAKLYEEVMDYRGEVVNFASFLRVSCTRYLSQRRGQAPALSVVRAGVK is encoded by the coding sequence ATGTGCGAGCTCTACGTCAAAGCCGATCCGATTCTCTACGAATCGCGCTCCCGCTCGCTGCGAATCTGCGGGGTGGTCACCACCTTGCGCCTGGAAAATCAGTTCTGGGACATCCTCGGCGAAATCGCCGAAGTCGACGGCATGACCACCAATCAGTTGATCGCCAAGCTGTATGAAGAGGTGATGGACTATCGCGGTGAGGTGGTCAATTTCGCTTCGTTTTTGCGGGTGAGCTGTACGCGATACCTGAGTCAGCGACGGGGGCAGGCGCCGGCGTTGTCGGTGGTGCGGGCGGGGGTGAAATAG